The following coding sequences lie in one Alloacidobacterium dinghuense genomic window:
- the hmgA gene encoding homogentisate 1,2-dioxygenase codes for MPASTLKYQSGFANEFATEAVSGALPQGQNAPQKHPLGLYTEQFSGTSFTSPRHVNRRTWTYRIKPSVTHKPYEEYSTRLMRSGPFTEVPTLPNQLRWDPIPIPSEPTDFVDGIITLGGNGDPAMQTGVGIHLYAINKSMDDRFFYNADGELLLVPQQGGLRVHTELGIIGVVPGEICVLPRGLKFRVVLEEKAARGYICENYGQPFRLPDLGPIGANGLANARDFLYPVAAYEDREGGFHIVSKFLGNLWIAEIDHSPLDVVAWHGNYAPYKYDLKNFNCINTVSFDHPDPSIYTVLTAPSLIPGTANVDFAIFPPRWMVAEHTFRPPWFHRNMMNEFMGLIFGQYDAKAEGFVPGGASLHNCMAGHGPDAETFERASSAELKPQYLGNTLAFMFETQLAVRPTKFALETKILQHEYYECWQGLKKHFKPGN; via the coding sequence ATGCCAGCTTCTACGCTGAAATATCAGTCGGGGTTCGCCAATGAGTTTGCAACCGAAGCTGTCTCGGGCGCTTTACCTCAAGGACAGAATGCGCCACAGAAGCATCCGCTCGGTCTCTATACCGAGCAATTCAGCGGAACATCCTTTACATCACCACGGCACGTGAACCGCCGTACCTGGACTTATCGCATCAAGCCATCGGTTACGCACAAGCCCTACGAGGAATATTCGACGCGCCTGATGCGCAGTGGCCCGTTTACTGAAGTGCCGACGCTGCCGAATCAGCTTCGCTGGGATCCGATTCCGATCCCGTCGGAACCGACGGACTTCGTTGATGGCATTATCACGCTGGGCGGCAATGGTGATCCGGCGATGCAAACGGGAGTTGGCATTCATCTCTACGCCATCAATAAGTCGATGGACGATCGATTCTTCTACAACGCCGATGGCGAATTGCTGCTCGTTCCGCAACAAGGCGGTCTGCGCGTCCATACGGAACTGGGCATCATCGGTGTCGTTCCAGGCGAGATTTGTGTGTTGCCGCGTGGATTGAAATTTCGTGTTGTTCTCGAAGAGAAAGCGGCTCGCGGGTATATTTGCGAGAATTATGGGCAACCGTTTCGCTTGCCTGATCTTGGTCCGATCGGAGCCAACGGGCTGGCGAATGCGCGCGACTTTCTTTATCCGGTTGCTGCGTATGAAGATCGCGAGGGCGGCTTTCATATCGTCAGTAAATTTCTTGGAAATCTCTGGATTGCAGAGATCGATCATTCGCCACTGGATGTTGTTGCATGGCATGGTAACTATGCCCCGTACAAATACGATCTAAAGAACTTTAACTGCATTAACACGGTATCTTTCGATCATCCTGATCCGTCGATCTACACGGTGCTCACTGCGCCCAGCCTGATCCCAGGCACTGCCAACGTCGACTTTGCCATCTTTCCACCGCGATGGATGGTGGCGGAACACACCTTCCGTCCGCCGTGGTTCCATCGCAACATGATGAATGAGTTCATGGGTCTGATCTTCGGCCAATATGACGCAAAGGCGGAGGGCTTTGTGCCGGGCGGAGCGAGCCTGCACAACTGCATGGCCGGTCACGGTCCTGATGCGGAAACGTTTGAGCGCGCCAGCAGCGCGGAACTTAAACCGCAGTATCTTGGCAATACGCTTGCGTTCATGTTTGAAACGCAGCTGGCGGTGCGGCCAACGAAGTTCGCTCTGGAGACGAAAATCCTGCAGCATGAATATTACGAATGCTGGCAGGGGTTGAAGAAACATTTCAAGCCCGGCAATTGA
- a CDS encoding SIR2 family NAD-dependent protein deacylase, giving the protein MSTIIPITLKDRIFVLTGAGISAESGIPTFRDSDGLWSGYRVEDVASPEAWESNPELVWRFYSMRRRDAQRCEPNPAHSALAALEAQLGDRFFLCTQNVDDLHERAGAHNLVHMHGELFSSRCESDCGAPVFIDRKFYESASEIPTCACGAQIRPNIVWFGEYPLEMECIMREIDFCSVMLVVGTSGNVHPAASFVHWANQRNLPATPKVRTYYVGPEKPLNAGAFTEVVLGKAGEVLPKLFSVER; this is encoded by the coding sequence GTGAGCACAATCATTCCGATCACGTTGAAGGATCGCATTTTCGTTCTTACCGGCGCCGGCATCAGTGCCGAAAGCGGCATTCCTACTTTTCGCGATAGCGATGGGCTTTGGAGCGGATATCGGGTTGAAGATGTAGCGAGCCCTGAGGCGTGGGAGTCGAATCCGGAACTGGTGTGGCGGTTTTACTCCATGCGGCGACGGGACGCGCAGAGATGTGAGCCAAACCCAGCGCACTCAGCTCTGGCTGCTCTTGAGGCGCAATTGGGAGATCGGTTCTTTCTCTGTACGCAGAATGTGGATGACCTCCATGAGCGCGCCGGAGCACACAACCTGGTCCACATGCATGGAGAGCTTTTTTCTTCGCGCTGCGAATCCGATTGCGGTGCGCCGGTTTTCATCGACAGAAAGTTTTACGAATCGGCAAGCGAGATTCCAACTTGCGCATGTGGTGCGCAGATTCGTCCGAATATTGTGTGGTTTGGGGAGTATCCGCTGGAGATGGAATGCATCATGCGTGAAATCGATTTCTGCAGCGTGATGCTTGTGGTGGGGACGTCGGGAAATGTGCATCCGGCTGCCAGCTTTGTGCACTGGGCCAATCAGCGTAACTTGCCAGCAACGCCAAAAGTCCGCACCTACTACGTTGGACCCGAAAAGCCACTGAATGCGGGCGCGTTTACGGAGGTTGTGCTGGGCAAGGCCGGCGAGGTGTTGCCGAAGCTCTTTTCCGTTGAGCGATAA
- a CDS encoding multicopper oxidase family protein has translation MRMNRRDFLAGSGALAAKSGVGHLTRAWGQQPADIALTIANLDLEIAAGKTIHTVAYNGTVPGPLIRWPEGKPITIDVSNQTDAPEIVHWHGLWIPSDVDGSMEEGSPMIPAHGRQRYSFTPRPSGFRWYHTHTYAGHNLRRATYSGQFGCFYIDPKENAGVFDQEIFLTLHDWNGYMGGGGDTSMDVSYDYATINSKMLGAGEPIRVKQGQRVLLHILNASATLTHWLACSGHEMQVVAMDGNPVPVQKNVQAVRLAPAERIDVAIEMKQAGVWILGETRDDLRKAGMGIVIEYANQQGDARWLSPPEILWDYAHFARSQKAAEPDVRIPLVFRSKFTGHGDFDHWMINGKSFPKTDMITLQQGKRYRLSMQNESTDDHPIHLHRHTFEVTSLDGTSISGLMKDVLVVKAKSTAEVDFTASNPGMTLFHCHQQSHMDFGFMMLFRYA, from the coding sequence ATGAGGATGAATCGCCGGGATTTTCTTGCGGGTAGCGGTGCTCTTGCGGCGAAGTCTGGTGTCGGTCATCTGACAAGAGCGTGGGGACAGCAGCCGGCAGATATCGCGCTGACCATCGCGAACCTCGATCTGGAGATTGCTGCCGGTAAGACGATCCACACTGTCGCGTATAACGGAACGGTTCCCGGTCCGCTGATTCGTTGGCCTGAGGGTAAGCCGATCACGATTGATGTTTCGAACCAGACGGATGCGCCAGAGATCGTGCATTGGCATGGCCTATGGATCCCTTCAGATGTGGATGGCTCCATGGAAGAGGGATCTCCCATGATTCCTGCGCATGGCCGTCAGCGATATAGCTTTACTCCGCGACCATCGGGCTTTCGCTGGTATCACACGCACACCTACGCCGGTCACAACCTGCGAAGAGCTACTTACTCAGGGCAGTTCGGCTGTTTTTATATTGACCCCAAGGAGAACGCGGGAGTTTTCGATCAGGAGATTTTCCTTACGCTGCATGATTGGAACGGATATATGGGTGGCGGCGGAGATACTTCGATGGACGTGAGCTACGACTATGCCACGATCAACAGCAAGATGCTTGGCGCTGGCGAACCGATTCGCGTGAAGCAGGGCCAGCGCGTTCTCTTGCATATTCTGAATGCGAGCGCGACGCTAACGCACTGGTTGGCGTGTTCCGGACATGAGATGCAGGTCGTCGCCATGGATGGTAACCCTGTGCCCGTGCAGAAGAATGTGCAGGCTGTGCGCCTCGCGCCGGCCGAGCGAATCGATGTTGCGATCGAAATGAAGCAGGCTGGCGTCTGGATTCTTGGAGAAACGCGCGACGATCTTCGCAAGGCAGGGATGGGCATTGTTATTGAGTATGCGAATCAGCAGGGCGACGCGCGATGGCTCTCTCCACCTGAAATACTCTGGGACTATGCGCATTTTGCACGTTCGCAAAAGGCAGCAGAGCCCGACGTACGCATTCCTCTAGTCTTCCGCTCTAAATTTACGGGGCATGGCGACTTTGACCACTGGATGATTAACGGCAAGTCTTTTCCTAAGACTGATATGATCACGCTGCAGCAGGGCAAGCGATATCGCTTGTCGATGCAGAACGAGAGTACCGACGATCACCCTATCCACCTGCATCGTCACACGTTTGAAGTCACAAGTCTTGATGGAACCAGCATCAGTGGCCTTATGAAAGATGTGCTTGTAGTGAAGGCGAAGAGCACTGCTGAGGTCGACTTCACTGCGTCGAACCCGGGCATGACGCTTTTTCATTGTCATCAGCAGAGTCACATGGATTTCGGGTTTATGATGCTTTTCCGCTACGCTTGA
- a CDS encoding YkgJ family cysteine cluster protein, whose product MLPSRDQHLVQIVDAALADTALRSGEWLVCRPGCTQCCVGAFAISQLDAERLRTGLRQLEATDPQRAARILERVHLSVSRIAADFPGNVHTGILEESPEAQEQFADFANDEVCPVLDPETGMCDLYTARPMTCRVFGPPVRSEDGLGVCELCYHDASEDEIAACEMHLGTDALEAELESQVETETGQHGNTIVAFALHR is encoded by the coding sequence ATGCTCCCATCGCGTGATCAGCATCTCGTACAGATCGTCGATGCAGCATTAGCTGATACCGCTCTCCGCAGCGGTGAGTGGCTTGTCTGTCGTCCGGGATGCACGCAATGCTGTGTGGGAGCGTTTGCCATCAGCCAACTGGATGCGGAACGTCTCCGCACAGGATTGCGACAGCTTGAAGCGACCGACCCGCAACGCGCTGCGCGAATTCTGGAACGCGTTCACCTTTCGGTTTCACGAATCGCCGCCGATTTTCCCGGAAATGTCCATACCGGAATCCTGGAAGAGTCACCTGAGGCACAAGAGCAATTTGCGGATTTTGCGAACGATGAGGTCTGTCCAGTGCTCGACCCCGAGACGGGCATGTGCGATTTGTATACCGCCCGTCCGATGACCTGTCGTGTTTTTGGCCCTCCAGTGCGATCCGAAGATGGCCTTGGCGTCTGCGAGCTTTGCTATCACGACGCGAGCGAAGACGAAATCGCAGCATGCGAGATGCACCTGGGTACTGACGCGCTGGAGGCCGAACTAGAATCGCAGGTCGAAACGGAGACCGGCCAACATGGCAACACCATCGTCGCTTTTGCGTTACATCGATAG
- a CDS encoding SAM hydrolase/SAM-dependent halogenase family protein — protein MSSSAMLAVCLISVGCNTVQTTLPPPPPHTIGFMTDFDVRDDAIGICKAVMDGIAPGVRIIDITHQVTPFDIAEGARFLAGSAPYFQKDAIFVVVIDPGVGSARKAIIAKSKVGQYFVLPDNGLLTLVQDRDGIEAAREITNTQWMIGSKLSSTFHGRDIFSPAGAHLARGDDWTQAGPELDVSKLVRLDIHTATVDDKGLQGQVIGTDGPFGNLVLNVPSDTFAKLGYQLGDKVPVTLNNHKYEFPFEKTFSDVPLGKPLFYIDSRGRLSLGINQRNFAETYKITPPTDLFIPKK, from the coding sequence TTGTCCTCCTCCGCGATGCTGGCGGTCTGCCTCATCTCAGTCGGCTGCAACACCGTTCAAACCACGTTGCCCCCTCCGCCGCCGCACACCATCGGCTTCATGACTGACTTTGATGTCCGCGATGACGCCATCGGTATTTGCAAAGCAGTCATGGACGGAATCGCGCCCGGAGTGCGCATCATCGACATCACCCACCAGGTAACGCCATTCGATATCGCAGAGGGAGCGCGCTTTCTCGCCGGCTCTGCACCCTACTTCCAAAAGGACGCGATCTTCGTCGTCGTCATTGATCCCGGAGTCGGCAGCGCGCGCAAGGCGATCATCGCAAAATCAAAAGTAGGCCAGTACTTCGTTCTCCCGGACAATGGACTCCTCACTCTGGTGCAGGACCGCGACGGCATCGAAGCCGCCCGCGAAATTACGAACACTCAATGGATGATCGGATCGAAGCTCTCTTCCACCTTTCACGGCCGCGACATTTTTTCTCCCGCTGGCGCGCATCTCGCCCGTGGTGACGACTGGACGCAGGCTGGTCCAGAACTCGATGTGTCAAAGTTGGTGCGCCTCGACATTCACACAGCGACAGTAGACGACAAAGGTCTTCAAGGACAGGTCATCGGAACCGATGGACCTTTTGGGAATCTGGTCCTGAACGTGCCGTCCGACACTTTTGCCAAGCTCGGCTATCAACTTGGCGATAAGGTGCCCGTAACGCTGAATAACCACAAATACGAATTCCCCTTCGAGAAAACCTTCAGCGATGTTCCGCTAGGCAAGCCACTCTTCTACATCGATTCGCGTGGCCGATTGAGCCTGGGAATCAACCAGCGCAATTTTGCTGAGACCTACAAGATCACACCGCCCACAGATCTCTTCATCCCGAAGAAATAA
- a CDS encoding tetratricopeptide repeat protein, with the protein MPRRIQFWVIAFLAVTTTLIAGSSSATQQTLKAPDPDAACAKCHRKIYDSYKRTPMAQASGIAADGLIPGDFLHAASGVHYRLFLQDGRAWLSYQRPNATPERTLDGKQELIYYLGSGKRGRTYLFQQEAFWFEIPVNWYAKKQVWDMAPHFLQAKEMPLTLPIDAGCLRCHASDVQTPLPGGRNHYAGSPFLHGGIGCAACHGDPSSHLAQNGKGPILNPNKLDAIRRDSACLQCHLEGESTIARSGHSLTSYRPGDNLFDHIIFFVHKDTTGPAGRATSQWEALLESKCKQQSGDKLTCTTCHDPHNTVEPEKRVSYYRAKCLTCHNDTAFIAKHHPENPDCASCHMPRQSTTDIAHEQVTDHRIQKPASLTPGAMTATSKEIVTVDNLPVTAREYGLAYAQMALHGDPFAIHQAMRYLKEAEQSDVTQASDAELHTQLGFLAQRTGDNKLAATEYETALKADPHKSTAAGDLAILRIQAGDLANAIPLLQSAFLEDPEQLAAGYDLAVVQCNQGNAPAAIQALNRVLLFSPDDTRAHAFLLAIKSGAQPCGQHQ; encoded by the coding sequence ATGCCGCGTCGCATACAGTTTTGGGTCATCGCCTTCCTGGCTGTCACCACCACGCTGATTGCAGGCAGCTCATCGGCGACGCAGCAAACGCTGAAGGCCCCGGACCCCGACGCCGCATGCGCAAAGTGTCATCGCAAAATCTACGATAGCTACAAACGAACACCGATGGCACAGGCAAGCGGCATCGCTGCCGACGGCCTCATTCCCGGCGACTTTCTGCATGCAGCCTCCGGCGTGCACTACCGCCTGTTTTTGCAGGACGGGCGTGCGTGGCTCTCCTATCAGCGACCCAATGCGACTCCGGAACGCACCCTCGACGGCAAACAGGAGCTGATCTATTACCTCGGCTCCGGCAAGCGGGGACGAACGTACCTCTTTCAACAGGAGGCTTTCTGGTTTGAGATCCCGGTGAATTGGTACGCAAAGAAACAGGTCTGGGATATGGCTCCGCATTTTCTCCAGGCCAAAGAAATGCCGCTAACCCTTCCCATCGATGCCGGCTGCCTTCGTTGTCATGCCAGTGATGTGCAAACACCGCTGCCGGGCGGTCGAAATCACTACGCTGGTTCGCCGTTTTTGCACGGAGGCATCGGTTGCGCCGCATGTCACGGCGATCCATCGTCCCACCTGGCGCAGAACGGTAAGGGACCGATACTAAACCCAAATAAGCTGGACGCAATCCGTAGGGATTCGGCTTGTCTCCAGTGCCATCTTGAAGGCGAATCCACCATTGCGCGTTCTGGACACAGCCTGACCTCGTATCGCCCCGGAGACAATCTCTTCGATCACATCATCTTCTTTGTGCACAAAGACACAACAGGCCCGGCGGGACGCGCGACCAGCCAGTGGGAGGCCCTTCTCGAAAGCAAATGCAAGCAGCAGAGTGGCGATAAGCTCACATGCACCACATGCCACGACCCGCACAACACGGTTGAACCGGAGAAGCGTGTGAGCTATTACCGCGCGAAATGCCTCACCTGCCACAACGACACTGCATTTATCGCAAAACATCATCCGGAAAATCCGGATTGCGCCTCCTGCCACATGCCGCGCCAGTCAACAACAGACATTGCGCACGAACAGGTCACCGATCACCGCATCCAGAAGCCCGCAAGCCTCACGCCGGGAGCGATGACAGCGACATCGAAGGAGATCGTAACGGTCGACAACTTGCCGGTAACGGCGCGTGAATACGGGCTTGCCTATGCGCAGATGGCCCTGCACGGCGATCCCTTTGCGATACATCAGGCGATGCGGTATCTGAAGGAAGCCGAGCAGTCCGATGTAACGCAGGCATCTGATGCCGAGTTGCACACGCAACTCGGATTTCTCGCGCAAAGAACAGGAGACAACAAGCTGGCGGCAACTGAATATGAGACGGCGCTAAAGGCAGATCCACACAAAAGCACAGCGGCTGGCGATCTCGCGATTCTGCGCATCCAGGCCGGCGATCTCGCAAATGCCATCCCGCTCTTGCAATCTGCTTTCTTGGAAGATCCGGAACAACTCGCCGCTGGATATGACCTCGCCGTTGTGCAGTGCAATCAAGGTAATGCGCCAGCCGCTATCCAGGCCCTCAATCGTGTTCTTCTCTTCTCGCCTGACGACACCAGGGCACACGCGTTTCTGCTCGCCATCAAAAGTGGCGCGCAACCGTGCGGCCAGCATCAATGA
- a CDS encoding tetratricopeptide repeat protein, whose protein sequence is MGLVVFAGMRVAMHPPVRAADAPVIYARQIAPILYKNCTTCHHPGGAGPFSLMTYADARRWGQQMLQVTQSRYMPPWLPEPGYGDFADNRRLSDSDLKLIREWVMTGMAQGDAADVPAAPHYGETWELGPPDLILKVAKPYTLIASGTDVFRNFVLPYPLKHTRYVRAIEILPGTPQVVHHANVLIDRTASFRKAHPRDWQEGVAGMELEVDAGHTFDPDSHFLFWKPDTPVLTEPEGMPWRLDPGNDLILNMHLKPSGKLETMQAEIGLYFTDKPPEKQPMLLQLEDDRALDIPPGARDFVVQDQMKLPVDVEVLGVYPHAHYLGKDLQGYAVLPSGEKKWLVWIRNWDIDRQSVYRYRTPLRLPKGTVLYMRYTYDNSSENIHNPNNPPIRVKAGNRSVDEMGHLWLQVLPLKRAPDAPDPRYLLEQAWMENRLRKDPQDSIAIFNLAGAYLGQGKYSQAIGAYRRELAIDADNPRTLTALGVALDKAGETQQAAETYEKAIDINSDQVDARFDLGRMDLNHDDAARAEQQFRAILEQHSDDADAHSGLGLALLKEQRPDAAQPEFQRALELNPHDAAALDGSAQLAIASGDPAHAADLLESAVKQDDKDAEMREHLAMAYVQLGRFGDAATQLKAAAALTPDDPTVHSLLSQVLTTTGQLNDAIVEQQAALHLDGNDADGWNNLGVLEVKAGKTSEAREDFQHALRIAPNHAQAQANLARLQAATTGNH, encoded by the coding sequence ATGGGGCTTGTCGTGTTTGCAGGCATGCGAGTCGCGATGCATCCTCCTGTTCGTGCTGCGGACGCTCCCGTAATCTATGCGCGGCAGATCGCGCCGATTCTTTATAAGAATTGCACCACGTGTCATCACCCAGGAGGCGCGGGGCCCTTCAGTCTGATGACCTATGCAGATGCGCGCCGCTGGGGACAGCAGATGCTGCAGGTGACGCAGAGTCGCTATATGCCTCCGTGGCTGCCGGAGCCGGGATACGGAGACTTTGCTGACAATCGGCGGCTTTCGGATTCCGATCTCAAACTCATTCGGGAATGGGTGATGACGGGAATGGCGCAGGGAGATGCGGCGGATGTTCCGGCTGCTCCGCATTATGGCGAGACATGGGAATTGGGCCCGCCTGATCTGATTCTGAAAGTTGCGAAGCCATATACGTTGATCGCGTCGGGCACGGATGTCTTCCGCAATTTTGTTCTTCCGTATCCGCTTAAGCACACGCGTTATGTGCGCGCGATTGAGATTCTGCCGGGAACGCCGCAGGTTGTGCACCACGCGAATGTCTTGATCGATCGGACAGCGTCGTTTCGCAAGGCACATCCGAGGGATTGGCAGGAGGGTGTTGCCGGGATGGAGTTGGAAGTCGATGCAGGGCATACGTTCGATCCTGACAGTCATTTTCTTTTCTGGAAGCCGGATACGCCGGTTCTGACGGAGCCGGAGGGAATGCCGTGGCGACTCGATCCGGGGAACGATCTGATTCTGAACATGCACCTCAAGCCTTCAGGCAAGCTGGAGACGATGCAGGCAGAAATCGGTTTGTACTTTACGGACAAGCCTCCGGAAAAGCAGCCGATGCTGCTGCAGCTGGAAGATGATCGGGCGCTAGATATTCCGCCGGGAGCGCGCGATTTTGTCGTTCAGGATCAGATGAAGCTGCCGGTCGACGTCGAGGTGCTCGGCGTCTATCCTCATGCGCACTATCTTGGAAAAGACTTGCAGGGGTACGCTGTTCTGCCGTCGGGCGAGAAGAAATGGCTCGTTTGGATCCGCAATTGGGACATCGACCGACAATCGGTTTATCGCTATCGCACGCCGCTTCGCTTGCCGAAAGGGACGGTGCTGTACATGCGCTACACCTACGATAATTCGAGCGAGAACATTCACAATCCGAATAACCCGCCGATTCGGGTGAAAGCCGGGAATCGGTCGGTGGATGAGATGGGCCACTTGTGGCTACAGGTTTTGCCGTTGAAGCGGGCGCCTGATGCGCCTGATCCACGCTACCTTCTGGAGCAGGCCTGGATGGAGAACAGGCTGCGGAAAGATCCGCAGGATTCGATTGCGATCTTCAATCTTGCGGGCGCATACCTGGGGCAGGGCAAGTATTCGCAGGCGATTGGCGCTTATCGGCGTGAGTTGGCCATCGATGCCGACAATCCGCGCACGTTGACGGCGCTAGGGGTGGCGTTGGATAAGGCGGGCGAAACACAGCAAGCTGCTGAAACTTACGAAAAGGCAATCGACATCAACTCGGATCAAGTGGACGCTCGCTTTGATCTGGGACGTATGGATCTGAATCATGACGACGCTGCGCGTGCCGAACAACAGTTCCGCGCGATTCTTGAGCAGCATTCTGACGACGCTGATGCGCACAGCGGTCTGGGATTGGCGTTGTTGAAAGAGCAGCGTCCTGATGCGGCGCAACCAGAGTTTCAGCGAGCGCTCGAACTCAATCCACACGATGCTGCTGCGCTTGATGGCTCGGCGCAGTTGGCGATTGCTTCGGGTGATCCGGCGCACGCTGCCGATTTGTTGGAGTCGGCAGTTAAGCAGGACGATAAGGACGCTGAGATGCGTGAGCATCTAGCGATGGCTTATGTGCAACTCGGACGCTTTGGAGATGCTGCGACGCAATTAAAGGCCGCGGCCGCGCTGACGCCGGACGATCCGACGGTTCACTCGCTCTTATCACAAGTGCTGACAACCACCGGGCAATTAAACGACGCAATTGTCGAACAGCAGGCAGCGCTTCATCTTGACGGGAATGACGCTGATGGTTGGAACAACCTCGGTGTGTTGGAGGTGAAGGCAGGAAAGACGTCTGAAGCCCGCGAAGATTTTCAGCATGCGCTGCGCATCGCGCCGAATCATGCGCAGGCGCAGGCTAATCTGGCCCGCCTACAAGCCGCGACGACAGGAAATCATTGA
- a CDS encoding redoxin family protein: MSSRPYSAKKIALPEIAVRWCLAVAILLLAWPAEAQSAPFGIELDGTPVATLASPGTRVVVLFFAASDCPISNRYLPELMRLKQEYAARGVQFWEVYPNPDETAAKLKQHAAQFGDTDSVILDKEQSLVRMAKVRVTPEAAVFLRDENDLREVYHGRIDDRYLSLGSERPRAQHHELEDAIAAALENRAAPQPGGAPVGCAIVTRQP, from the coding sequence GTGTCCAGCAGGCCCTATTCGGCGAAGAAGATCGCCCTTCCTGAGATCGCAGTGAGATGGTGTTTGGCCGTTGCGATCCTGCTGCTTGCGTGGCCTGCGGAAGCACAGAGCGCCCCTTTTGGCATTGAACTTGACGGCACGCCGGTTGCGACTCTTGCTTCTCCAGGAACGCGCGTTGTCGTGCTTTTCTTTGCCGCGTCGGATTGCCCGATTTCGAATCGATATCTGCCAGAATTAATGCGATTAAAGCAGGAGTATGCGGCTAGAGGCGTGCAGTTCTGGGAGGTGTACCCCAACCCGGATGAGACGGCGGCGAAGCTCAAGCAACATGCAGCGCAATTTGGTGATACAGACAGCGTGATCCTCGATAAGGAACAATCTTTGGTGCGCATGGCGAAGGTGAGAGTGACACCGGAGGCTGCGGTTTTTCTGCGGGATGAAAACGATTTGCGCGAGGTGTACCACGGACGCATCGATGACCGCTATCTGTCTCTTGGCTCTGAGCGGCCTCGCGCACAGCACCACGAACTCGAAGATGCGATTGCCGCAGCACTGGAGAACAGGGCTGCCCCGCAACCTGGCGGAGCGCCTGTAGGCTGCGCGATCGTGACACGGCAGCCATGA